The proteins below come from a single Garra rufa chromosome 3, GarRuf1.0, whole genome shotgun sequence genomic window:
- the ciao2b gene encoding cytosolic iron-sulfur assembly component 2B isoform X2 yields the protein MSGGTRLENANPLIFQRSGERLFTATDEDEDVADPIDDREIFDLIRSINDPEHPLSLEELNVVEQMRVNVNDEDSTVSVEFTPTIPHCSMATLIGLSIKVKLLRSLPDRFKIDVHITPGTHASEDAVNKQLADKERVAAALENSQLLEVVNQCLSTRTM from the exons ATGTCAGGCGGAACGCGACTAGAAAACGCCAATCCTCTGATATTTCAGCGATCTGGGGAAAGGCTCTTCACTGCCACTGATGAAGATGAGGATGTAGCGGATCCCATCGATGACAGGGAGATCTTCG atctgATCAGATCTATCAATGACCCTGAGCACCCGCTGTCCCTCGAAGAACTGAATGTCGTGGAACAAATGCGCGTCAAC GTGAATGATGAGGACAGCACGGTGTCTGTGGAGTTCACACCGACCATCCCACACTGCAGTATGGCCACACTCATTGGCCTGTCCATCAAAGTGAAGCTTCTGCGCTCCCTTCCAGACAGATTTAAG ATTGATGTTCACATTACGCCTGGCACACATGCTTCAGAGGATGCAG TCAATAAGCAGCTTGCTGACAAAGAGAGAGTGGCAGCAGCTCTGGAGAACTCTCAGCTGCTGGAGGTGGTCAACCAGTGTCTGTCCACCAGAACCATGTGA
- the ciao2b gene encoding cytosolic iron-sulfur assembly component 2B isoform X1, with protein sequence MSGGTRLENANPLIFQRSGERLFTATDEDEDVADPIDDREIFDLIRSINDPEHPLSLEELNVVEQMRVNVSLICEHLSIYLKFFSIVLSLYRVFLPEQVNDEDSTVSVEFTPTIPHCSMATLIGLSIKVKLLRSLPDRFKIDVHITPGTHASEDAVNKQLADKERVAAALENSQLLEVVNQCLSTRTM encoded by the exons ATGTCAGGCGGAACGCGACTAGAAAACGCCAATCCTCTGATATTTCAGCGATCTGGGGAAAGGCTCTTCACTGCCACTGATGAAGATGAGGATGTAGCGGATCCCATCGATGACAGGGAGATCTTCG atctgATCAGATCTATCAATGACCCTGAGCACCCGCTGTCCCTCGAAGAACTGAATGTCGTGGAACAAATGCGCGTCAACGTGAGTCTAATCTGCGagcatctgtctatctatctaaagtttttttctatcgttctgtcattgtATCGTGTTTTTCTTCCTGAGCAGGTGAATGATGAGGACAGCACGGTGTCTGTGGAGTTCACACCGACCATCCCACACTGCAGTATGGCCACACTCATTGGCCTGTCCATCAAAGTGAAGCTTCTGCGCTCCCTTCCAGACAGATTTAAG ATTGATGTTCACATTACGCCTGGCACACATGCTTCAGAGGATGCAG TCAATAAGCAGCTTGCTGACAAAGAGAGAGTGGCAGCAGCTCTGGAGAACTCTCAGCTGCTGGAGGTGGTCAACCAGTGTCTGTCCACCAGAACCATGTGA
- the rrad gene encoding GTP-binding protein RAD, giving the protein MTLNKGDKLRNMDKRRGSMPFPLHLQNLHRRSMPVDDRELRSSMPEGQPTELSSLMRFSQVEEHRNSCVSDSSDSVISSGSDSDGQVYKVVLLGEHGVGKSSLARIFGGVEDSYECEETGNTYDRSLVVDDEETSILLYDIWEQDNSQWLKEQCMRMGDAYIIVYSVTDKSSFEKASELRIQLRRARQSENIPIILVGNKSDLVRSREVSVDEGSACAVVFDCKFIETSASLHHNVRDLFEGIVRQIRLRKDSKEENARRMANCKRRESISKKAKRFLGRMVARKNKKMAFRQKSKSCHDLSVL; this is encoded by the exons ATGACTTTGAACAAAGGAGACAAATTAAGGAACATGGATAAGAGAAGAGGTAGCATGCCGTTTCCCCTCCACCTGCAGAACTTGCACAGAAGAAGCATGCCAGTGGACGACCGAGAGCTGCGCTCCTCGATGCCCGAGGGTCAGCCCACCGAGCTGTCCAGCCTCATGCGCTTCAGTCAGGTGGAGGAGCACAGGAACAGCTGCGTGTCCGACTCCTCGGACTCGGTCATCTCGTCCGGCAGCGATTCAGACGGCCAGGTCTACAAGGTGGTCCTCCTGGGCGAGCACGGCGTGGGGAAGTCGAGTTTGGCGAGAATATTTGGAGGAGTTGAAGACAGTTACGAGTGCGAAGAAACAG GAAACACATATGACAGATCCCTTGTGGTTGATGATGAGGAGACGTCAATCCTTCTTTATGACATATGGGAACAG GATAACAGCCAGTGGCTGAAAGAGCAGTGTATGCGAATGGGAGACGCCTATATCATCGTGTACTCTGTGACAGACAAGTCCAGCTTTGAGAAAGCTTCAGAGCTACGAATCCAGCTGCGTAGAGCTCGGCAGTCGGAAAACATCCCTATCATCCTGGTGGGCAACAAGAGTGACTTGGTGCGGTCCCGGGAAGTTTCTGTAGATG AGGGCAGTGCCTGTGCCGTTGTGTTTGACTGCAAGTTCATTGAGACCTCAGCCTCCCTGCATCACAATGTGCGCGACCTCTTCGAGGGCATCGTCCGGCAAATTCGGCTGCGGAAGGACAGCAAGGAAGAAAATGCCCGGCGCATGGCCAACTGCAAGCGGCGTGAGAGCATCAGCAAAAAGGCCAAGCGTTTCCTGGGCCGCATGGTGGCCCGGAAGAACAAGAAAATGGCCTTCAGACAGAAGTCCAAATCCTGCCACGACCTGTCAGTACTATGA